A part of Neoarius graeffei isolate fNeoGra1 chromosome 22, fNeoGra1.pri, whole genome shotgun sequence genomic DNA contains:
- the LOC132870542 gene encoding uncharacterized protein CXorf38-like: MPRGLADLSRADQCDAAALLNLLHFCDHFSFINQRLITEVIRCRNELMHSCEMQVSNEWMTHFQKSLEQLLLTLRHVPEVAAAGQQIQEEKLQNICRFLNSHKDLEEQFRTELQSLQSLKAQQLQGVNNNGER; encoded by the exons ATGCCACGAGGATTGGCAGATTTATCCAGAGCAGACCAATGTGATGCAGCAGCACTGCTTAATCTCCTCCACTTCTGTGACCATTTCAGCTTCATCAACCAGAGGCTCATCACAGAG GTCATACGCTGTAGGAATGAGTTAATGCACTCGTGTGAGATGCAGGTCTCAAATGAGTGGATGACACATTTTCAGAAGAGCCTGGAACAGTTGTTACTAACTCTACGCCACGTCCCTGAAGTGGCTGCAGCAGGCCAACAGATCCAGGAG GAGAAACTGCAGAACATCTGTAGATTCCTGAACAGCCACAAGGATCTTGAAGAGCAGTTCAGGACAGAACTTCAGAGCCTTCAGAGCCTAAAGGCACAACAGCTGCAAGGAGTGAACAACAATGGGGAAAGATGA